In Aeromicrobium marinum DSM 15272, one genomic interval encodes:
- the vsr gene encoding DNA mismatch endonuclease Vsr, with translation MSKLARADTAPELALRRELHRRELRYRVQKHVPGNRRRRIDVAFTRARVAVFVDGCFWHGCPEHHTQPITNREWWEWKVQRNRDRDANTNELLTRHGWTVIRVWEHEDPAEAADRIELLVRRPD, from the coding sequence ATGTCGAAGCTCGCGCGGGCAGACACGGCGCCCGAACTCGCGCTACGTCGAGAGCTGCACCGTCGCGAACTTCGCTACCGGGTGCAGAAACATGTGCCCGGCAACCGGCGCCGTCGCATCGACGTCGCATTCACCAGAGCCAGAGTGGCTGTGTTCGTGGACGGCTGTTTCTGGCACGGCTGTCCGGAACACCACACCCAGCCCATCACCAATCGCGAATGGTGGGAGTGGAAGGTCCAGCGGAATCGCGACCGCGACGCCAACACCAACGAGCTACTCACACGACACGGGTGGACTGTGATCCGGGTCTGGGAGCACGAGGACCCGGCGGAGGCTGCGGACCGGATCGAACTACTCGTCCGGCGGCCTGACTAG
- a CDS encoding DNA cytosine methyltransferase — translation MSSSTPRFTFIDLFAGIGGFHAALSELGGECVYASEIDEAAAKIYQHNWNMPVAGDIVPETDPVVKVPPHDVLAAGFPCQPFSKSGFQRGMDEARGTLFWNILRILEEHRPSIVLLENVRNIAGPRHTHEWDVIISSLRDLGYQVSSTPAVFSPHLLPPWMGGSPQIRERVFIVGTYVGDDRAQDEIEPVVVNRPIEGWNPQDWKLSDILQDESEIADRANYDLTATEQHWVHVWSEFVLRLRAAGVEKLPGFPVWVDAFIHSDDLVISPELPAWKKNFLRKNAEFYTEHSAILDPWLEEFDDLADLPASRRKFEWQAQDSASLEDCIMHFRPSGIRVKRPTYVPALVAITQTTILGKPLRRITPREAARLQGLPDWFDFPGQPDALTYKQLGNGVNVGVVSHVARAQMERSGDQWASVLEAASKNTD, via the coding sequence ATGAGCTCGAGCACTCCGAGATTCACCTTCATCGACTTGTTCGCCGGGATCGGCGGGTTCCACGCCGCCCTCTCCGAGCTGGGCGGAGAGTGCGTCTACGCGTCTGAGATCGATGAGGCAGCCGCGAAGATCTATCAGCACAACTGGAACATGCCGGTGGCTGGCGACATCGTGCCGGAGACCGATCCGGTCGTGAAGGTTCCGCCGCACGACGTCCTGGCTGCGGGGTTCCCGTGTCAGCCGTTCTCCAAGTCTGGCTTCCAGCGAGGCATGGACGAGGCGCGCGGCACTCTCTTCTGGAACATCCTGCGGATCCTGGAGGAGCACCGTCCGTCGATCGTGCTGCTCGAGAACGTCCGCAATATTGCTGGGCCCCGCCACACCCACGAGTGGGACGTCATCATCAGCTCGCTGAGGGATCTCGGCTACCAAGTCAGTTCGACCCCGGCCGTCTTCTCCCCGCATCTGCTCCCGCCGTGGATGGGTGGCAGTCCGCAGATCCGTGAACGCGTCTTCATCGTCGGCACCTACGTCGGCGATGATCGTGCTCAGGACGAGATCGAGCCAGTGGTGGTGAACCGACCGATCGAGGGCTGGAACCCGCAGGACTGGAAGCTGTCGGACATCCTCCAGGACGAGAGCGAGATCGCCGATCGCGCCAACTACGACCTGACGGCCACCGAGCAGCACTGGGTCCACGTCTGGTCCGAGTTCGTACTGCGGCTTCGTGCTGCCGGCGTGGAGAAGCTCCCGGGGTTCCCGGTGTGGGTAGATGCCTTCATCCATTCCGACGATCTGGTGATCTCACCGGAACTTCCTGCATGGAAGAAGAACTTCCTCCGCAAGAACGCCGAGTTCTACACGGAGCACTCAGCCATCCTCGACCCCTGGTTGGAAGAGTTTGACGACCTGGCAGACCTTCCTGCGTCGCGCCGGAAGTTCGAGTGGCAGGCGCAGGATTCTGCTTCCCTAGAGGACTGCATCATGCACTTCCGCCCGTCCGGCATCCGCGTCAAGCGGCCGACCTACGTACCTGCCCTGGTCGCCATCACCCAGACGACGATCCTCGGCAAGCCTCTTCGCCGCATCACTCCTCGCGAGGCGGCCCGTCTGCAAGGGCTGCCGGACTGGTTCGATTTCCCTGGTCAGCCGGATGCACTCACCTACAAGCAACTTGGCAACGGCGTCAACGTTGGCGTCGTGTCCCACGTCGCGCGTGCTCAGATGGAGCGCTCGGGCGATCAATGGGCCAGTGTGCTCGAGGCTGCTTCGAAAAACACCGACTAG
- a CDS encoding vitamin B12-dependent ribonucleotide reductase → MTETVNGPTGSSRKAGARKGLSLQRVYTTEGVHPYDAVTWERRDVVQTNWKTGEHVFEQRGVEFPDFWSVNASTIVTTKYFRGAVGTPEREQSLRQLLDRVVLTYTQAGRDHGYFTTEADAEVFEHELTHMLLHQVFSFNSPVWFNVGTSSPQQVSACFILAVDDSMDSILNWYREEGLIFKGGSGAGLNLSRIRSSKELLRSSGGTASGPVSFMRGADASAGTIKSGGATRRAAKMVVLDVDHPDIAEFVATKAREEDKIRVLRDAGYDMDLGGADITSVQYQNANNSIRVNDEFMRAVEDGTEFGLRGRMTGEVIETVDARSLWNDIAEAAWACADPGIQYDGTINDWHTSPEAGRITASNPCSEYMHLDNSSCNLASLNLLKFLKDDGSFDTETFVKAVEFIITAMDISICFADFPTEAIGDTTRAYRQLGIGFANLGALLMASGLAYDSDGGRALAGAITSLMTGTSFRRSAELAGVVGPYDGFAQNASAHERVMRKHQAANDEIRTLHSMDIAVHREAAKQWADNLKIGEKNGWRNSQASVLAPTGTIGFMMDCDTTGIEPDFSLVKFKKLVGGGSMQIVNQTIPAALKKLGYAGETIEAIVEYIAENGHVVDAPGLKTEHYEVFDTAMGQRSIKPMGHVHMMAACQPFLSGAISKTVNLPESASVEEIKDVYFQGWKLGLKALAVYRDNCKVGQPLSDGKEAKSSGDTKVEVKEVIVEKPIRRKMPRSRQAITTSFAVGGAKGYMTSGALEDGSLGEIFLKLGKQGSTLAGMMDAFSIAISISLQYGVPLETFVQKFTNMKFEPAGLTDDPDVRMSQSIMDYTFRRLALDYLDFEARSALGIHSAEERQRYLDTGSHQPTISDGTTAAELISDDVVARERSDREGEARGDDSAVARERSDREDEVRGDAGAKPAPATAHTSAELMEAITGAAVDSPLCMTCGTKMRPAGSCHVCEGCGSTSGCS, encoded by the coding sequence ATGACGGAAACGGTCAACGGACCCACCGGGTCCTCCCGCAAGGCAGGCGCACGCAAGGGTCTGTCCCTGCAGCGCGTCTACACCACCGAGGGCGTGCACCCGTACGACGCCGTCACGTGGGAGCGCCGCGACGTCGTGCAGACCAACTGGAAGACCGGCGAGCACGTCTTCGAGCAGCGTGGCGTGGAGTTCCCCGACTTCTGGAGCGTCAACGCCTCCACGATCGTCACCACCAAGTACTTCCGCGGCGCCGTCGGCACCCCCGAGCGTGAGCAGAGCCTGCGCCAGCTGCTCGACCGGGTCGTGCTCACCTACACCCAGGCCGGCCGCGACCACGGCTACTTCACCACCGAGGCCGACGCCGAGGTGTTCGAGCACGAGCTGACCCACATGCTGCTGCACCAGGTGTTCAGCTTCAACAGCCCGGTGTGGTTCAACGTGGGCACGTCCAGCCCGCAGCAGGTGTCGGCGTGCTTCATCCTCGCGGTCGACGACTCGATGGACTCGATCCTCAACTGGTACCGCGAGGAGGGTCTGATCTTCAAGGGTGGCTCCGGTGCGGGCCTCAACCTGTCGCGCATCCGTTCGTCCAAGGAGCTGCTCCGCTCCTCCGGCGGCACGGCGTCCGGTCCGGTCTCGTTCATGCGCGGTGCGGACGCGTCGGCGGGCACCATCAAGTCCGGCGGCGCCACGCGTCGCGCGGCCAAGATGGTCGTGCTCGACGTCGACCACCCCGACATCGCCGAGTTCGTGGCCACCAAGGCGCGCGAGGAGGACAAGATCCGCGTCCTGCGCGACGCCGGCTACGACATGGATCTCGGCGGCGCCGACATCACCAGCGTGCAGTACCAGAACGCCAACAACTCGATCCGCGTCAACGACGAGTTCATGCGCGCGGTCGAGGACGGCACCGAGTTCGGCCTGCGCGGCCGGATGACCGGTGAGGTCATCGAGACCGTCGACGCCCGCAGCCTGTGGAACGACATCGCCGAGGCCGCGTGGGCGTGCGCCGACCCGGGCATCCAGTACGACGGCACGATCAACGACTGGCACACCTCGCCCGAGGCCGGCCGCATCACCGCGTCCAACCCGTGCAGCGAGTACATGCACCTGGACAACTCCAGCTGCAACCTGGCCAGCCTGAACCTGCTGAAGTTCCTCAAGGACGACGGCTCGTTCGACACCGAGACCTTCGTCAAGGCCGTCGAGTTCATCATCACCGCGATGGACATCAGCATCTGCTTCGCCGACTTCCCGACCGAGGCGATCGGCGACACCACGCGCGCCTACCGCCAGCTGGGCATCGGCTTCGCCAACCTCGGCGCGCTGCTCATGGCGTCGGGCCTGGCGTACGACTCCGACGGTGGCCGCGCGCTGGCCGGCGCCATCACCTCGCTGATGACCGGCACGTCTTTCCGCCGTTCGGCCGAGCTGGCCGGTGTGGTCGGCCCGTACGACGGCTTCGCGCAGAACGCGTCGGCGCACGAGCGGGTCATGCGCAAGCACCAGGCCGCCAACGACGAGATCCGCACGCTGCACTCGATGGACATCGCGGTGCACCGTGAGGCCGCCAAGCAGTGGGCCGACAACCTCAAGATCGGCGAGAAGAACGGCTGGCGCAACAGCCAGGCGTCGGTGCTGGCGCCCACGGGCACCATCGGCTTCATGATGGACTGCGACACCACGGGCATCGAGCCGGACTTCAGCCTGGTCAAGTTCAAGAAGCTCGTCGGTGGCGGCTCGATGCAGATCGTCAACCAGACGATCCCCGCGGCCCTGAAGAAGCTCGGCTACGCCGGCGAGACCATCGAGGCGATCGTCGAGTACATCGCCGAGAACGGTCACGTGGTCGACGCGCCGGGCCTGAAGACCGAGCACTACGAGGTCTTCGACACCGCGATGGGCCAGCGCTCCATCAAGCCGATGGGCCACGTGCACATGATGGCCGCGTGCCAGCCGTTCCTGTCCGGCGCGATCAGCAAGACGGTCAACCTGCCGGAGTCCGCCTCGGTCGAGGAGATCAAGGACGTCTACTTCCAGGGCTGGAAGCTCGGCCTCAAGGCGCTCGCGGTGTACCGCGACAACTGCAAGGTCGGTCAGCCGCTCAGCGACGGCAAGGAGGCCAAGTCCTCGGGTGACACCAAGGTCGAGGTCAAGGAAGTCATCGTCGAGAAGCCGATCCGCCGCAAGATGCCGCGCTCGCGCCAGGCCATCACCACATCGTTCGCCGTGGGCGGCGCCAAGGGCTACATGACCTCGGGCGCGCTCGAGGACGGTTCGCTCGGCGAGATCTTCCTCAAGCTGGGCAAGCAGGGCTCGACCCTCGCCGGCATGATGGACGCCTTCAGCATCGCGATCAGCATCTCGTTGCAGTACGGCGTGCCGCTCGAGACCTTCGTGCAGAAGTTCACCAACATGAAGTTCGAGCCGGCCGGTCTGACCGACGACCCGGACGTCCGCATGAGCCAGTCGATCATGGACTACACGTTCCGTCGCCTGGCCCTGGACTACCTGGACTTCGAGGCCCGTTCGGCGCTCGGCATCCACTCGGCCGAGGAGCGTCAGCGCTACCTCGACACGGGCAGCCACCAGCCGACGATCTCCGACGGCACCACGGCAGCCGAGCTCATCTCCGACGATGTGGTCGCCAGGGAGCGCAGCGACCGTGAGGGCGAAGCCCGAGGCGACGACTCCGCGGTCGCCAGGGAGCGAAGCGACCGTGAGGACGAAGTCCGAGGCGACGCAGGCGCCAAGCCCGCCCCCGCCACCGCCCACACCAGCGCCGAGCTGATGGAGGCCATCACCGGCGCCGCCGTCGACTCCCCGCTGTGCATGACCTGCGGCACCAAGATGCGCCCCGCCGGCTCCTGCCACGTGTGCGAGGGCTGCGGCAGCACCAGCGGCTGCAGCTGA
- the nrdR gene encoding transcriptional regulator NrdR, with protein sequence MHCPFCQHTDTRVLDSRVADEGGSIRRRRACSACEKRFTTTEQMQLMVLKRSGTTEPFVRDKAIAGVAKACKGRPVSTDDLARLGQSVEHTLRASGCPEIEAHQVGLAILEPLKALDEVAYLRFASVYKAFDSADDFAAEIATLMASAADGELAEHTARTGDQHQN encoded by the coding sequence ATGCACTGTCCCTTCTGCCAGCACACCGACACCCGGGTGCTCGACAGCCGGGTCGCCGACGAGGGCGGATCCATCCGTCGCCGCCGGGCCTGCTCGGCGTGCGAGAAGCGGTTCACCACCACCGAGCAGATGCAGCTCATGGTCCTCAAGCGGTCCGGCACCACCGAGCCGTTCGTGCGCGACAAGGCCATCGCCGGCGTCGCCAAGGCATGCAAGGGCCGTCCGGTCTCCACCGACGACCTCGCCCGCCTCGGTCAGTCCGTCGAGCACACGCTGCGGGCCTCGGGCTGCCCCGAGATCGAGGCGCACCAGGTCGGTCTGGCCATCCTCGAGCCGCTCAAGGCACTCGACGAGGTCGCCTACCTGCGGTTCGCGAGCGTCTACAAGGCGTTCGACTCCGCCGACGACTTCGCCGCCGAGATCGCCACCCTCATGGCCAGCGCCGCCGACGGCGAGCTGGCCGAGCACACCGCCCGCACGGGCGATCAGCACCAGAACTGA
- a CDS encoding VOC family protein encodes MSMNLNPYLHLHDTAREALEFYRDALGGSLELLTFGDSGMSDDPAIADRIMHGQLTTDAGLVLMASDTPPGMPDPTAGTTVSVCLSTTDPANDLSGTFAALAEGGEVKEPFHVAPWGDPFGILDDKFGITWLVNGAAAQE; translated from the coding sequence ATGAGCATGAACCTGAACCCCTACCTGCACCTGCACGACACGGCCCGTGAGGCGCTGGAGTTCTACCGCGACGCCCTCGGCGGGTCTCTGGAGCTCCTGACGTTCGGCGACTCCGGCATGAGCGACGATCCGGCCATCGCCGACCGGATCATGCACGGTCAGCTGACCACCGACGCCGGCCTGGTGCTGATGGCCTCCGACACTCCCCCGGGCATGCCCGATCCGACCGCCGGCACGACGGTCTCGGTGTGTCTCAGCACCACCGATCCCGCCAACGACCTGAGCGGCACCTTCGCCGCCCTGGCCGAGGGCGGCGAGGTCAAGGAACCGTTCCACGTCGCGCCGTGGGGCGACCCGTTCGGAATCCTCGACGACAAGTTCGGCATCACCTGGTTGGTCAACGGAGCCGCAGCACAGGAGTGA
- a CDS encoding Dps family protein, protein MTTSPRFTVPGLSQAEGEKVAGILQERLHALNDLALTLKHVHWNVVGPHFIAVHEMIDPQVEEVRGFVDETAERIATLGSPPLGTPGSIVAGRSWDDYSIARGTTNEHLGALEMVYTQLIGDHRKAQAATADLDPITEDLLIAQISSLELFQWFIRAHLESTTGGLSTDGAESEQAAADAAGEAADVTD, encoded by the coding sequence ATGACTACTTCTCCCCGTTTCACCGTTCCCGGTCTCAGCCAGGCTGAGGGCGAGAAGGTCGCGGGCATCCTGCAGGAGCGCCTGCACGCCCTCAACGACCTGGCTCTCACCCTCAAGCACGTCCACTGGAATGTCGTGGGTCCCCACTTCATCGCCGTGCACGAGATGATCGACCCGCAGGTCGAGGAGGTGCGCGGTTTCGTCGACGAGACGGCCGAGCGCATCGCCACCCTCGGGTCTCCCCCGCTGGGCACCCCCGGTTCCATCGTGGCCGGCCGCAGCTGGGACGACTACTCGATCGCCCGCGGCACCACCAATGAACACCTCGGCGCCCTCGAGATGGTCTACACCCAGCTCATCGGGGACCACCGCAAGGCGCAGGCGGCCACCGCCGACCTCGACCCGATCACCGAGGACCTGCTCATCGCGCAGATCAGCAGCCTCGAGCTGTTCCAGTGGTTCATCCGCGCCCACCTCGAGAGCACCACCGGTGGCCTGTCCACCGACGGTGCCGAGAGCGAGCAGGCTGCCGCCGACGCCGCGGGTGAAGCGGCCGACGTCACCGACTGA
- a CDS encoding esterase/lipase family protein, producing MTRSTPIRPRPTRRWAAAAGLLVAATLAAPTAAVGSESSDGTPPLTVPAATAAAAMSCHGNLAAGSQAPVLFLHGTTSTSKANWSWNWAKAMKSAGRAYCLLDSPNGATGDIQVSAEYVVHAIRTMRARAGRPISIVGHSQGGMVGRWALKYWPDTRAMVDDYVGLSSSNHGSTSGVGLCLIQGGCSAANWQQSAGSNFLAALNDGPETFPGIDYTVIGTRYDEIVAPPTPSFLEPAPNVTNTMVQDLCPLQIVEHFGMAYDNAAWLIGIDALTNPGPAQLDRVSRATCLRPTMPSVNLLTFGLDVVSALGVTAKNTIGAETVPAEPELRDYAR from the coding sequence ATGACGCGCAGCACCCCGATCCGCCCCCGTCCCACGCGCCGGTGGGCGGCCGCAGCCGGCCTGCTGGTCGCCGCGACGCTGGCCGCACCGACGGCCGCCGTCGGCTCGGAGTCCTCCGACGGGACCCCGCCGCTCACCGTGCCCGCGGCGACGGCCGCCGCGGCGATGAGCTGTCACGGCAACCTCGCTGCCGGATCGCAGGCTCCCGTGCTGTTCCTGCACGGCACCACCTCGACGTCGAAGGCCAACTGGTCGTGGAACTGGGCCAAGGCCATGAAGTCCGCCGGGCGCGCCTACTGCCTGCTGGACTCGCCGAACGGCGCCACCGGCGACATCCAGGTGTCGGCCGAGTACGTGGTGCACGCGATCCGCACGATGCGCGCCCGCGCCGGCCGGCCGATCAGCATTGTCGGCCACAGCCAGGGCGGCATGGTGGGCCGGTGGGCGCTGAAGTACTGGCCCGACACCCGCGCGATGGTCGACGACTACGTCGGCCTGTCGAGCTCCAACCACGGCTCGACGTCCGGGGTGGGCCTGTGCCTGATCCAGGGCGGCTGCTCGGCGGCGAACTGGCAGCAGAGTGCCGGGTCGAACTTCCTCGCCGCGCTCAACGACGGCCCCGAGACGTTTCCGGGCATCGACTACACGGTCATCGGCACCCGCTACGACGAGATCGTCGCCCCGCCGACGCCGTCGTTCCTGGAGCCGGCGCCGAACGTGACGAACACGATGGTGCAGGACCTGTGCCCCCTGCAGATCGTGGAGCACTTCGGCATGGCCTACGACAACGCGGCCTGGCTGATCGGCATCGACGCGTTGACGAACCCGGGTCCCGCGCAGCTCGACCGGGTGTCGCGGGCGACCTGCTTGCGGCCGACCATGCCGTCGGTCAACCTGCTCACCTTCGGCCTCGACGTCGTGTCGGCGCTGGGGGTCACGGCGAAGAACACGATCGGCGCAGAGACCGTCCCGGCCGAGCCCGAGCTGCGCGACTACGCCCGGTAG
- a CDS encoding type 1 glutamine amidotransferase has protein sequence MLVHVVSDATDREGGHVTARLRALGADLVDLDRDGLPEPAEWVPGDLLLLLGSERSAHDPAHVHPVVAESRLVRASLAAGVPVMGICYGAQLIARALGGTSWAMDAPELGWQRIDTLDDELCPRGPWGQFHHDTFAPPQTARVLGSTWHGPQCFVDETRGARVIAWQFHPEVTPETYARWVEDSAAKVRAAGVDPAALVRQAKEFEHTSRTAATALVDAALRYLTVH, from the coding sequence ATGCTGGTCCACGTCGTCTCCGACGCCACCGATCGTGAGGGCGGCCACGTCACGGCGAGGTTGCGGGCCCTCGGCGCGGATCTCGTCGACCTCGACCGCGACGGCCTGCCCGAGCCGGCCGAGTGGGTGCCCGGCGACCTGCTGCTCCTGCTCGGTTCCGAGCGGTCCGCCCATGATCCGGCCCACGTGCACCCGGTCGTGGCCGAGTCACGGCTGGTGCGCGCGTCGCTCGCAGCGGGGGTGCCGGTGATGGGCATCTGCTACGGAGCTCAGCTGATCGCCCGGGCCCTCGGCGGCACGTCGTGGGCGATGGACGCTCCCGAACTGGGCTGGCAGCGCATCGACACCCTCGACGACGAGCTGTGCCCGCGCGGGCCGTGGGGTCAGTTCCACCACGACACGTTCGCGCCGCCGCAGACCGCCCGGGTCCTGGGGTCCACGTGGCACGGTCCGCAGTGCTTCGTCGACGAGACTCGTGGTGCGCGGGTCATCGCCTGGCAGTTCCATCCCGAGGTGACGCCGGAGACCTACGCCCGCTGGGTCGAGGACTCCGCGGCCAAGGTCCGAGCCGCGGGCGTCGACCCGGCGGCGTTGGTGCGTCAGGCGAAGGAGTTCGAGCACACCTCGCGGACGGCCGCCACGGCACTCGTCGACGCCGCCCTGCGCTACCTGACGGTCCACTGA